Part of the Vanessa atalanta chromosome 1, ilVanAtal1.2, whole genome shotgun sequence genome is shown below.
aattattactatattttttcttttaattaattaaaaaataaactgataattttcaTATCGTTCATAGTTCATACATATATCttctgtaaattttattatttcaaatggaATTTGACTTGATTTTAGTCTCgtcgtaaacaaaaatatttttttttatcatttatttaatttatatattttcgaaatctGAACACGATAACTACATAGCTGCTCTAAGCAGATAACATGTACCAatgtttatattcttaattatcaCATTAGCAGTGACACAAACAATGTCTgaataacgttttatttttagaaactgTTACATTTAGTCCGACTATTACTTAATTctgacatttttgttttaattaatttataaaaaatatattctaattccATTACATTCTAAAATATCTGGTTTCAGATTTCTTCAGCAACGGCATTAGTGATGGCATTGCTCCGGCTGTTGACACCTAATCTGTTCTATGTGGAACCTCTAGATGGCAGCAATATTGGTAACATTCATATAATGAATACAAAAGGTTTTGTATACTATTACCCTGAGACTGTTCTGGTGGATCATTAGCTAAACTATATTACTAGTAAAAAACaccattaatacatatttttttaaatttggaataagacAACTGATTTTACAACAgcaataatagtatataatctCACTAAAACCAGTCGAATGGGGAGTTCCAAACCCACCGATTATTACGAATTGCTGCATTTATATAAAgtctataatgtataaatatccatttttaaaatttaaagttactgtGTGCATctccttaataaaattttaacatttttcagTATTGCACTACTTTATAACCGGTTTAATGGTGGTCACAAGTGCCATTGGCCTTCTCAATAGCTGTGTTGTGATGAACCGCAGTGCTGCAAAGAACACAGGCCGCAATATAACCACTTGGCTCCTGCTGGACTCCCTGTTTGAGACAACCAGGGTTGTGTACGTCTTCATCTGTGAGGTTGTGATAAAGGGCCGAGGCTCTTTACAGACATATGAGATGTTGATAAGCATTGCGCAATACTGTGAGTattcaagtttttaattattaattaaaagagtaATAGCAATGTGTCTTGTCAACATTCAAACAATTACTTATATTCCAATTTTCCCCTCCAACAAATCATAAAAGTGTTTTAAGCATATAGCATAAGCCTATAGCCTGACTCGTCACGATTGAACCAGTGCATTCACATTGCTAGGCAACTTGTATACTATTGAGCTTCCAAATCTTAATTTATGTTACTgccttcattataaatatttttttgcgagAGCCTTGTTAAATATTGATTTCCCTTTTCATGTCATGTTAAAattggtggtagtgctttgaGCAATCTCATGAtgtattctactgccaaacagcaatgcagCATTGTATGAAGGCAGAGTGGGGCTAACTACTACTAGCATTAGATACATTTCTTTTCTTAACTCATAAGGTTGATggcattggtgatgtagggAATAGATATTTCTTTCAGCACCAACATCTGTGAGCAGTGGTAACAACTTACCagcaggtggccaatttgcttGTCCacctaactttatttaaaaaaaaaaaaaacgaagttaTGCTGtaacattattgaaaatatttatttcaagtcaTTAACAGTCGACCTTAGACATTGTTCACACTTTCGTGTGTTCACCTTGACACATATTTGCATTTTTAGAAATTTGTagaactagttgtcgcccgcagcttcgctaACGTTGTTAAAATTGTTGATCGTCAGGCGTGAAggaaaaaagtagcctttgtctttccttggagttcaagcttttTTCATATTTGACCGTGATCTttcacagacagacagacagttcgcatttataatattagtatagatatttagGATTTGATATACCTAAATTAGCTAATATTCTTGTTGTTGAAAGTTCatgtaacgttatttttataaaaaaatattattatcacttttggttacaaattataattataaaattaatcatatttgttttaaacggttcgtaatacaataataattcaatgtcTCGTTGGTCTTGTGGTTAGCTTAGCGCTGTAGATTCCAAAATCCTAAGTTCAAATCCTGGTTCGAGTTAATTTATGGACGATTTCTCTCTCAAAACTCTCAACAACCGCCCAGTGTTTCAAATTTTAGTTTCATCGTTTCGCAATCCCGTCATCGGATCGCGATAGCGAGGAAATAGAAATTGCACCTGTTGCTGTTAATACACTTTCGACTTAAAATATCTCGTGCGCAGTTGGATATTCTCCCTTGAAACTGTCCGCCGCCGTGGCCGAAGTCGGTCAGTAGGATGTCATTAATCAATGTACCAGTTTCAATTACGTGAATAATCGAGGAATATTCGATAAAGCGACCGCTTCGAAATGGTGGAAACGTggaatagaatttatattttctttactaatatttaaaatgcgcAAATTATTCTCTGTTTCGTTTTCTCGGCCAAACCACTCAGCCGAAATTGTTGATTTTCGGCTTGAAGCAAGCAACCCCAGTCCCCattggctactttttatacccaAAACCTAAGTCCTACGACAACAATTGTACTATGACGAAGCCGCACGTCAAATTAGTAAAACTATAAATCCTAGAGTGGATTTGTTTGTAACGCTTCTAGGAAACTAGCTTAATACAGAAGTTTTGTTGTCATTGTTCACGTTTCTTGgtagtaaagtaatataattttaaattcacaattCTATACCGTTGTATGAGAGACCGCTTGACAAACTGTCGAGACCGTTGAGACCGAAGTCAGGTTTCcttataaataaagcaaatatttaacACACTTTGGAGGgaaaaatggaaataatatttaagatttggAAGCGTTgctgtatttaatttttgtattttgttttcataacaCTTCTATAAAATCCAACTAACTTTTATCCTTTCGTTTGGGTGGGTCGCGAACATCCCTCAACTATTATAGGTACCGCAATttaacaatactcagtatttcaAGAGAAAATCAGTATTCTTACAGGCACATGGTATATAATATCTCACTGGCACATTGGCCTTTTAGAAAGCCCTCGGTAGAATTTTCAGTATGAACCAATGGTagctctaaatattatttatcttataaaatggaatttaaaaGAGTAAACTAAGAATATATTTGAACATACATTGTTTTGATTGtgtacgtgtttttttttttcagtattggACAGCTTCCTGTATTGTCAGATGATACTCAGGCACTAGTATAGAgcgttacttttattttatgtatcctAGATAGTTATTAGTGTCCAAGTTATGTACACAAATGTAAGTATTGCAGACATTCCAAAAAGTAGTGATAAAATCATTTAAGTCACACACGTCAGGGGTGTCCAAACATTTACTGAACGgtgttattatatatgaactataattgtacatgtattattaGACTgtctgttaaataattttaaattataaatgttaggaAGAAAAacgtattcataaataatatcttaagccAGTTCGATGGTAACGAACAGGACAATTAGCATCGTGAGTATGTAATTCATGGCCATTATATGCAAGTATTTAAAAGACTGGCATAAACGTTAAGTAAGTCGCAAgaatagttatttcttacaaaagaATCATAAGTAATTTCAAGCTATTCTTATGCAGACTGATCCGACTTGAGTCGATTAAAAGTAAAGCATTTTTCCGTCAGAAGCGATTGAATTAACGTTGCAGCTAACATCTTAATTTCTCATCATATTCGAATGAGTGTTACTTCAAAAATATCCTTCTgagatatatttaaacgaattgCGGACGACAGTTTCGACACCCCTGATATTAATCACAAGATATATGGATCTCGTTTGGaaatgaagtattattttatgaatcaaAGTGAGATTTAGTTTAAAGTTAGAGTTAAACTCCATAACGTGTAGTAACTCGTAGTATTAAATACTTAGATCTTCACTAGAATCTTTATTCACTGTGATCTTATTTTATACACTTTAAACATTGTTCctttttgtaactttatttttatgtattctcttttgtaattatattttgttttatttttattagatgtttattaatttgtcaGGGATTAAAAACATGTGGTTTgtgcatatttaatataaatcaggCGCTATACATTTGTGCAAAGGTTTCATTGCactaatattattcatacacatgatacaatttttgtaaatatgttgaCACTGGTAACACTGCGAAATgactttaatgtaaaaatttttttttttcgaaataatttctCGATTGTAATTTTAGCTGCATTTAATTgtcagttttattaattgtcttgcttataatttttcattaacgAATCAACTTAATAATCACAGTGTTTTCGTGTCAATTTGTAGTTTGTGAGTGTTACTAATGAAGCTTCATTGATTGTCGAATGTGTGGCGCCAGTTTtaccgttaaataaaaaaaaaaaattcgataatacttgtaaaaaatttaacgagcttaaatgaaattcaaaattatatcttGTATGGAAATATgattcaaaaatattgtatctcgtgtaaaataatatcctgacagagtattattaaaaaataagtttaatatataatcaagtTCACTCAGCTCGAAGctcgttataatttataatacgtaaGATATCCTTTAGCTCTAATCATCACTCGTTAAAACACCATTGTactatataaagttaatataaactgttaaatattataatcctcTCGATTAACAGGCTAAGCTTTATACAGTAGGTTTTGCAAATTTGAAAATCATGTCAAATATCTGTCCAGCTGAACTCAAAACTACCATAATGGTGCCAATTTAGTTATGGAGTTAAATCAATCATTATCCTTTTCCAATCATAGTCAACAGCTGGACACAAACCTCTCCCAAGTTGCGCCAAGCTCTCTGGATCTctgaaatgttacatttttactATACTTCACGGTCCTAAAGAAAGCAgctgaatttacatatttttataaatactatttgatttatttacaactaTTTTAACAATCCACAACAGGGGTAACTATTAAAAAGGGAATAAATTGTTGGTACCAAGACGAAGTCGggaatagaaattaataaaatatttcaataaaaaaaaaaatcatgggTCATAGAATAGACATTAATAAgttgttcgatttttaaaccAAAATGACGCCCTCTGGTAGAAATTTGACATGATCTCCAAATTTACATGTATACCCATACCCTGAATacctttgatataattaaaaatactctttgataagttataataaatgtcCAACTAATCGCTACTTCCAACCATCACGTAGAAAatctaacaatatattttttatgccttTATTTGATTAAGATATACCTGTATATAAGTCAATTTTATGTCACGATTTCCATAGACGGACCGACATCGAATGACGCAAGCGAAGtggtaattgaaaacaaaacaatctaCTCTAAAACCTCCTAAACGATTTTATTAgtagactttttatttatatcatgatattatattttgcacAACTGATACGACTAGTcgagcaactttttttttatataagacttaaattacactaaaaataaaggttaataaaataacgtgtttataatttatccttTTTAATCTGTGAGTCATCCGTCCAAAAATATAATGCGTACAGCTATCAACACTCCAACTGGCTACTGAATTACAAAAGTGCACTTCTCGTCTACGACAAATTACAAGCGGCAGTACGCGTGGCGACGTTACCTAGCGATCATTGAATTgatggattattattattaaaaactcttGATTACACTTCACAATGTCGAACAATCCTCGACAAATAACGCATTAGTGAAACcacagtaattaataataatacaaacatttctattcattattaacattttcacaACGCCTTAACTTGTATGTAAGTATTGGTTTTGCTCGATGCAGGCACACATTCGCTATAATTAGGCAAACTTTTTCGTGACTTtcaaaaaaatgaattaaaagttACATCGGAACATGTTTGAATATAAACGATCGTCGCAAGGTCGCCACGCGAGGCCTCCGCCGGCGGCTGCGGCTGTACGGATTCTTACATATTTACAAACTCACAAATAAACTGTTAGATGAAATCAAAACTCATTTAATTTTCTCTCTATTGGACGCGTTACTGAAATCCGTACAGCTCAATCCTTTACCGATAACCCTTATCATCTATCGCGATAAGGTTCAAAATCGCGAAcctttaaaagtatttagtatCAAACCATGTTCCCATTCCATTGCCTTCGACAGCGTCAGTTTGATCGCTTAAAGAGCAAATAAAAGCGAAATGCGCTTTTAGCAAAATTACACACGTATTACAATTGTTACCCTGTACAATTTTTAGAGAAAATGTTTATCTAATGTATGTGTAGGCCAATTTTAGACTCATGGCCAGCAAAATACGCCAAAGTTTTCAAAGTATCTTTCTATAATAACGCCATTAATGGCAACagtaataatatctttatattaaacgaaaatttaagtaaacatatgaatatttcaatttcatgGCAATATCCAACTCATTGGAGTTTAAACagacacaaaatataaataagaaaaaatgtcGAATGTAGCAACAAAAATAGCACCACTTAACATTTCGAACAAAAGCCAAATAGATTGATAAATTCATCGAATACACCGATATTCTGCTGACCAATATCGCctttcacaataaatatttcgcCAATAAATCAGGACGAAACAATTTTCAAAACTTACAATATACATAAGcgaaaaatttcaaatgaaaatttcaATCGCAAATGGCACGCCGAACACATTGATTACCTTCCCATCGCTCCATAGATAAAACactctaaattttaaatctattgcTCGAATGTAcgaaaatactattatattacaCTTAATGGCACTTCTAAAAATTTGTAACTTCTCAATATCTCATCGAAGATTATTCATTTAGCAAAATATGATCTGTACAGGCGGGGAGAGGGGCACGGGGTGTAGGAGGGAGGGAGGGTTTAGAACTTGATAAACATCAAATTTATCACAAAGATTTAACATTTCAAACAATCAACGTCCCTCCAACGGCTCGATCCCCATTCCGCGGGTCAGTCACCCTATCTGtcattaaaactttttctcTACAAGAACATTTTTAcaaatctaattattaaaatatagcatTTGTCAAACCGTTAAACTAACGCAAAGTACACAGTTACCTTTGCATATAAATTTGGAAATATATCTGTCGAATCTCACAACCCGCTACAATGTACAAGAGTGAATATATCTAAGATAGAATTACACGTATAATACAATTGAGATGACACGCCTGAGATCCAAACGAGGAACTAAATTAACTAAACGACGACGTTATTGAATACAAAACAAACACTTCACCTTCGGAAATTAAATGAAtcctcaaaaaaaataatatctacatacacaatattgtcatgaattaattacaatatactaTATCTATACAAAATTAGTATACGTATATTCTTATAAGGGGTTTTGTCACACAATGAAAATACTCTTAAGTTCCCGCTAGAGGACTTTTCTAATATGTATAAATCAGGTCAATATTCACAGGTAAAACGCTTGTGTACATATAACGagttaattttatctattataaaaaatatgaagtatttGTGCTGTCCAAGTAATACAAAACCGTTCAACGCCATCTAGCGGGACTACGCAGGCCGCAAACTGCGCGGATATGTCTCGGCATCCTTACGTACGAGTTCAGAGTCTACTCTCTAAGCTAAGATAACAGCTTAATCTAAACTATATCTACAGGAGGATAGTTCCCCAACATCTGCAACGAGTTCTACGCATCACGCGCACAAACGCGTTAAATCTACGgagaaaattacaaatattcaatatttggccgaaatatttcaattaaatgctTAAGCCGTGATACGAATGAGTGATGAATGAGATTAGGAACAAGTTTTAGCGGTTGCATGAGCGATTTGGCACCTCTACTCCTTCAAAGCACCCGGTTATTATTTGACTAAATCTAAAAGTTCCAATTgatagaaattttataaatattaggcCAATCATAAaagttttgtttgaaatttaacCGAAACACTGCTTCTCACATGAAACTATTTCTCGattgaatat
Proteins encoded:
- the LOC125067341 gene encoding uncharacterized protein LOC125067341, coding for MNESTELGEDFKCKLPNVSMSTQSKTMPMIDLKVYIRVVAAVFSISSATALVMALLRLLTPNLFYVEPLDGSNIVLHYFITGLMVVTSAIGLLNSCVVMNRSAAKNTGRNITTWLLLDSLFETTRVVYVFICEVVIKGRGSLQTYEMLISIAQYLLDSFLYCQMILRH